The genomic window CGGCCGCTCTCCTCACTGACTCCTCGTTGTGAGTGGCCACTATGATCCGGTGGCACTCAGGTTTCTGTGATATGACTTCCAGCATCACGTCCAGGGAGCCATTATAGCTGTGAAcatgagaggacagaaaaggcTCACAAATTAGCAGACCGATCAAGAAGTTTATTGTACTGAAATAATCAGTTTGCAATCACAAACTAAATTTACTTGGATTGATTTCAGCTCTAAGTTTACGACTGAGTTTTAGTAAAGATTCAATTGCAGTAGTAAGAATTAAGACTTAATATAAACTTAGCACAATAAGACGGgaagtttgtgtttgattgattatgtctttgttgtaacaaagcttcttggcaataaatcatATTATtagaaaactgtttatttccccttaagtggagccacatttgttaggaaaatgcatcTTTGGGTTGAGCCCATCAAAAGAATGCTAAATCTTCTCTgtcaaacagcttattctgctatttGGTGTCATTTATTGAATTCAGTGATTGACGTCTGAAGAAGCAAGATATATTGACAATTTAACGATTTATTCAATTAACAAACAGGGTCcccagtagcatgtggaagaaccactCTGGAACAGACAGCACACCTGAactgatcccacaggtgttcaaCGGGGGCcaggactgcaggcagctcaTTTCATCCTCTCTACTCCCAAATTCTGAAGGTTGTCTCTGATAAACCCCATTCTGTGGGGCTGAGTGTTCTCATCTTGGAGGACAGAGTTCGGTCCCAGACTGTGGAGATATGGGATTTCCACTAGTTGCTCACAGGTGTGGACAATAAGGAGCCAATCGAACCTGACTGTCTGCACCTGGGgtaccagaagctcaaaacaagagtcagtagcagaataagctgtttggcagagaagagttggcaagtttttcatgagCGTAACCCACATCCTCAACTCttctgctcaacccacaaatgcatttatctaacaaatgtggctccatttaaGGATAAATCAGTGTtataacaaagaaataatcgaccaaacacaaatttcctttttttgtgtgtgactgatttttttgtgaTGAAAAACATTTGCGTCCCTCTGACCTGTGATTGGTGTCCTCCCAGCTCTTATGAATGGGGTCCACGCGTCCCTCCTTCGCTGCTAGCTTTCTCTCTTTGTCCATGTAGGCTCCTCGCACCAGTTTGACACCCAGACAGAAACCTTCCAAATCAGACAGACGCAGAGCCTCTAACAGGAGGGACCTGGACTCCTGAGAAACACAGGGAGACAACATGAGCAACAGTATTCACtgcaaataacagaataataaaactcaaatacTAAAGGTAATTGCCTTTAGATAACACTGATATGTGTTCCAAACCCAGGCGCCATCTTTATTGAACTTCTTCATCATTGCCATGGTAACAAGAGAGAGTGCGGGGTTCATGTAGGTGTATTCTGAATCCACCAGGACTCTGACTTTGTTAACACTGgcctaaaaaaaatattaaaaatcttaTCATAAGTTTGCACCAATCATAAGTTTGCACCAATCTGGTCACaattattacaacaaaaattTGGTATTTTATGGAGATTTTATATTAAGTATTACAAATAAGATGCATAAATTATAATTTCATTAAATGAGTTTACAAAGTTGATGAATCTGGATAAAATTTTAGTATATCCTGAAGTGTAAGAGCTTTTCCTTAGACTGCTGCCCAACATTTTGTGCATCTGTCTGTACTTAGGCACATGTTCACTGTTCGCTACATAAAATcataacaaattattttattcagtttagtGAATATGCTATGTAACCTTTTTTAAGCTAGTCAGCTTTCTATAAATTGaaattgtttaaacatttattaaaaaataaaatcagttggATTGTGTTGGATGTGAACTGGATACTTTCTAAATTGAATTggactgttttgttgttatttgttttttatttgtttaagaaatgaatGGATTTAACTGGATTATCAACTGAATGACCGTATAACTGGGTTAAATTGGTCAACAACTGGCCTTCTTATTAACTTTGGTTTCCTTTCTAAAGTGCCCTGAAATtacatttgttgtaaattggcactactgaatctaaaaaaatctggaacaaactaaatcaaatattaaaaaaaataacaatacagatttattgtttttcagatgataattattaaaaatgatgtCTATTTTTTATTACAGGATTTTTGTCTAaggtttattattgttttttgtttgtttaatagatgtttctttgtttttaatactgGCCACAATGACATGCTGTATAATTTGGAGCAAGAATTCAAAATAATGTGCTGAAGATCTGAAGGAGAGGTCAACATGGACCTGGTTAATGTCTGTACCTCGGCTATTTTGTTGAGTCTCTTCAGGCCACACAGGAAATGGGCGTTCTCCTTTTCCTCTAAACCAGGGAAACTTATTGTCTGCAAGACATATAAATCGTTTAACATTACACTTGTCAGaactataaatataaataggaattctttttttgtggatttgagACCTACTTCTCCATCCATCGCCTTGACAAGAAGACTCAGATCATACGGTTGTTGTGCAGCGAGGGTTGTGAGTTTCACCTTTGACACAAGCAGTTTATTCTCATCACTTACAGGTAAAACAGAGTCAGCACTGGATCAAacgacacacagagacactggGGGAAAAtaggttggggggggggggggttggtgTTGAGCAGTCAGCAACAACCTGCCGCAGCTGTCGACAAcgcaaacactaaaatgtgttttcttatctttttttccctccatgcagcaacattcacacactgacatCGTGAAGCTGCTGGAAAGTTgcagaaaatgtgtgaaaacatcATCAGGATTTCCACAGAAATCAAGTTCCCTCTGCTGAAAAAATTTTGACCaaataatttctgtgtttttgcagtAGTAGAGTCCTTACACACAGCTCTGGACTGAGCAGGGCCGTGACCTTCAGCTGCATCATCGGGTCTCTGCTCCAGGCGTTGCTGTGGGACATTCTCACACAGTCCAGCATGGCCTCCATGTTGTCGTCATATCGCTTTTCTCTGGTGATGAGAAAACAGGGTTAGACTTTAAGATTTGAACATGCGTCCAAATGTGGAGtatgagatttgtttttgtttttattgaaattaatggtttgcattttttattacttctgaaaagtgcattttttcTGTGGACTGCAGGACCACAAATAGCATGATATGAAGTTTGCATCTCAGCCAGACTTCAAGCATGTTAAAAAGAGACTTATCACAAATTTGCAACAATAATTTTACTTAAGAACACTACAAGAAAtgcaaaatgatttaaaaaccataaatattTTCCTATTCCAGTTATTTTTCAACTAGTTTTTCAGGGAATATcatcattttacaaaacagtcTGAGCTCTCAcacttacatttttaatatgattatttttttaacaaattagcTGTTaagttggctgagttatagccatttttgattttttaatggTCATTTGGCCGTGGCAACTGCTTATGcataataatacaaataaaggACTGAAGTGAGCggtaaccaggggtggaaattaaaaattttgtccaccagccatagtggctggtggacaaaattttttaccagccactcaaatattttaccagccactattttttgttgtgacaaaaagttatttcatatgatgatgatgatcgacgcgggtggaagcagttgtggtgccctacaagctgaatactcttgaaaaacagNNNNNNNNNNNNNNNNNNNNNNNNNNNNNNNNNNNNNNNNNNNNNNNNNNNNNNNNNNNNNNNNNNNNNNNNNNNNNNNNNNNNNNNNNNNNNNNNNNNNNNNNNNNNNNNNNNNNNNNNNNNNNNNNNNNNNNNNNNNNNNNNNNNNNNNNNNNNNNNNNNNNNNNNNNNNNNNNNNNNNNNNNNNNNNNNNNNNNNNNNNNNNNNNNNNNNNNNNNNNNNNNNNNNNNNNNNNNNNNNNNNNNNNNNNNNNNNNNNNNNNNNNNNNNNNNNNNNNNNNNNNNNNNNNNNNNNNNNNNNNNNNNNNNNNNNNNNNNNNNNNNNNNNNNNNNNNNNNNNNNNNNNNNNNNNNNNNNNNNNNNNNNNNNNNNNNNNNNNNNNNNNNNNNNNNNNNNNNNNNNNNNNNNNNNNNNNNNNNNNNNNNNNNNNNNNNNNNNNNNNNNNNNNNNNNNNNNNNNNNNNNNNNNNNNNNNNNNNNNNNNNNNNNNNNNNNNNNNNNNNNNNNNNNNNNNNNNNNNNNNNNNNNNNNNNNNNNNNNNNNNNNNNNNNNNNNNNNNNNNNNNNNNNNNNNNNNNNNNNNNNNNNNNNNNNNNNNNNNNNNNNNNNNNNNNNNNNNNNNNNNNNNNNNNNNNNNNNNNNNNNNNNNNNNNNNNNNNNNNNNNNNNNNNNNNNNNNNNNNNNNNNNNNNNNNNNNNNNNNNNNNNNNNNNNNNNNNNNNNNNNNNNNNNNNNNNNNNNNNNNNNNNNNNNNNNNNNNNNNNtaacagcagcaactcgagcacattgctgccccctatatgtcaagaggacaaataacacattttctgttcaaattgccaacccgccacagtggcgtgtgtgttgatcaaattcacccgccacttcaaatatttacccgcatttggcgggtggcgggtgctaatttccatcCCTGGCGGTAACAGAAAAAATTCTGGCATGGCTATTAGAGCATTTTCCACTTGCAATCAAGTCACTTTCTAAGTGTCTTATTATTATTCAGCAGTGTTTCTGATGAGGTCTCTCCCTCATGAATGAATTCAAAGTTACAGATCAGAAATTGGGAGGTACCCGGTGCTCTCCCCGAGGTCTTCCTCCATGGGCACAGCCAGCATCGGCCTCAACCCAAGCAAGCTCATCTTCTTCATGGACTGAGAGATCTCCGTCTCGTTTTCTCCAGCAACAAACTGGGCGTAAACTGTGGGCCTCAGCAGCAAAGAGAAGCCCCTCTTACCCAGGAGTGTTCGTGCCACTGAcatcagctgaaaacacagaagaaagtGAAGAGGTGAGAGAAAATGACAACACAATCGGTGTCTTCAAGATCTTCTTGATGGAGCATCGAAACCTTGACTTATTTTATAGTAAGATCTAAATAATCCCATTTCACTACATCTCtatgttttctgtcatcattGGAGACAAACCTTAGTCTCACCTTTCCACAGTAGTTCACCAGCACAGGGAAGGAGCAAAGACGGAAGATGCCAAGAGCACGAAGCAGTTCGCCCCAACTCTTCACCCGGAAGGCACTGGGATCGTCAAAGTTCAGCGTCC from Kryptolebias marmoratus isolate JLee-2015 linkage group LG17, ASM164957v2, whole genome shotgun sequence includes these protein-coding regions:
- the prodh2 gene encoding hydroxyproline dehydrogenase isoform X2 codes for the protein MFVPPGRMLYSISRPSLPHLLSLRLLGTAASRTTAVKQNKLLSGTLNFDDPSAFRVKSWGELLRALGIFRLCSFPVLVNYCGKLMSVARTLLGKRGFSLLLRPTVYAQFVAGENETEISQSMKKMSLLGLRPMLAVPMEEDLGESTGEKRYDDNMEAMLDCVRMSHSNAWSRDPMMQLKVTALLSPELCVKLTTLAAQQPYDLSLLVKAMDGETISFPGLEEKENAHFLCGLKRLNKIAEESRSLLLEALRLSDLEGFCLGVKLVRGAYMDKERKLAAKEGRVDPIHKSWEDTNHSYNGSLDVMLEVISQKPECHRIIVATHNEESVRRAAERMEELGIEKNGGSVCFGQLLGMCDHVSLTLAKESYIVYKSVPYGSVDDTLPYLVRRAQENRTVLQGIRKERDLLRKELQHRLKLKLRGGS
- the prodh2 gene encoding hydroxyproline dehydrogenase isoform X1, encoding MFVPPGRMLYSISRPSLPHLLSLRLLGTAASRTTAVKQNKLLSGTLNFDDPSAFRVKSWGELLRALGIFRLCSFPVLVNYCGKLMSVARTLLGKRGFSLLLRPTVYAQFVAGENETEISQSMKKMSLLGLRPMLAVPMEEDLGESTGEKRYDDNMEAMLDCVRMSHSNAWSRDPMMQLKVTALLSPELCVKLTTLAAQQPYDLSLLVKAMDGETISFPGLEEKENAHFLCGLKRLNKIAEASVNKVRVLVDSEYTYMNPALSLVTMAMMKKFNKDGAWVWNTYQCYLKESRSLLLEALRLSDLEGFCLGVKLVRGAYMDKERKLAAKEGRVDPIHKSWEDTNHSYNGSLDVMLEVISQKPECHRIIVATHNEESVRRAAERMEELGIEKNGGSVCFGQLLGMCDHVSLTLAKESYIVYKSVPYGSVDDTLPYLVRRAQENRTVLQGIRKERDLLRKELQHRLKLKLRGGS
- the prodh2 gene encoding hydroxyproline dehydrogenase isoform X3 translates to MFVPPGRMLYSISRPSLPHLLSLRLLGTAASRTTAVKQNKLLSGTLNFDDPSAFRVKSWGELLRALGIFRLCSFPVLVNYCGKLMSVARTLLGKRGFSLLLRPTVYAQFVAGENETEISQSMKKMSLLGLRPMLAVPMEEDLGESTGEKRYDDNMEAMLDCVRMSHSNAWSRDPMMQLKVTALLSPELCVKLTTLAAQQPYDLSLLVKAMDGETISFPGLEEKENAHFLCGLKRLNKIAEASVNKVRVLVDSEYTYMNPALSLVTMAMMKKFNKDGAWVWNTYQCYLKESRSLLLEALRLSDLEGFCLGVKLVRGAYMDKERKLAAKEGRVDPIHKSWEDTNHSYNGSLDVMLEVISQKPECHRIIVATHNEESVRRAAER